A single Natranaerobius thermophilus JW/NM-WN-LF DNA region contains:
- a CDS encoding M20 family metallopeptidase has translation MHSNIPIDREEILNLAFELIKIESHKEVDYQENKIAEWIKSKFQKEGIESETVAVDNADGRLNVMAYLPKKSDQISLMFNGHTDTVPPYGMSIDPFKPEIKEGKLYGRGAVDMKGGIAAFMATMFALKRANIELPGGLAFAGVIDEEQSCRGTEYIVKNGPVPDMVVVAEPTDMKVCPAHKGMEWIEVTFKGQASHGSRPREGINAVLLASEFSLKVQNELLPKLEQRHHEIAGQASINVGKIQGGDDPNIVPDTCVVQLDRRWLPDETIESITEEVTELANKVTKNNSKGKYSVRGMREATAALLNTPHSTDVNSSLVQEALHIVSHVFPDREPGPVAFKGWSDAAQLSNNLGTKGIVVGPGNIAQAHATLEYIDVEEIVKSVHVYYELAKKFCT, from the coding sequence TTGCATTCTAATATACCAATTGATAGAGAGGAAATTTTGAATCTTGCATTTGAATTGATCAAAATAGAAAGTCACAAAGAAGTGGATTATCAAGAGAATAAGATTGCAGAATGGATTAAATCTAAATTTCAAAAAGAAGGTATTGAAAGTGAAACTGTAGCGGTAGATAATGCCGATGGTCGCCTAAATGTCATGGCTTATTTACCAAAGAAATCGGATCAGATAAGCCTGATGTTTAACGGTCATACTGATACTGTACCCCCCTATGGAATGAGCATTGATCCTTTTAAACCAGAAATAAAAGAGGGCAAATTATATGGTCGGGGAGCTGTGGATATGAAAGGTGGAATAGCAGCTTTTATGGCTACCATGTTTGCCTTAAAAAGGGCGAATATTGAATTACCGGGTGGATTAGCCTTTGCTGGAGTCATTGATGAAGAACAAAGCTGCAGAGGAACTGAGTACATTGTCAAAAATGGTCCAGTACCAGATATGGTCGTAGTAGCAGAACCTACTGACATGAAAGTCTGTCCTGCTCATAAGGGGATGGAGTGGATTGAAGTTACTTTCAAGGGACAAGCTTCTCATGGAAGCAGGCCCAGAGAGGGGATTAACGCAGTCCTATTAGCTTCAGAGTTTTCTCTCAAGGTACAAAATGAACTCTTGCCCAAATTAGAACAGAGACATCATGAAATTGCTGGTCAAGCTTCAATTAATGTCGGTAAGATTCAAGGAGGTGATGATCCTAATATTGTGCCTGATACTTGTGTGGTTCAACTAGATAGAAGATGGCTTCCCGATGAAACTATTGAAAGTATTACAGAAGAAGTAACAGAACTGGCTAACAAAGTGACAAAAAATAATAGTAAAGGCAAATATTCAGTAAGAGGGATGAGAGAAGCAACGGCTGCTTTGTTAAACACTCCTCATTCCACTGATGTAAATAGTTCGCTAGTGCAAGAAGCGTTACACATTGTTAGCCATGTTTTCCCAGACAGAGAGCCAGGTCCTGTGGCATTTAAAGGATGGAGTGATGCTGCACAGCTAAGCAATAATTTAGGTACTAAGGGGATAGTTGTTGGTCCAGGTAATATAGCTCAAGCACACGCAACTTTAGAGTACATTGATGTGGAAGAAATAGTAAAATCCGTGCATGTTTATTATGAGTTAGCTAAAAAATTCTGCACTTAA